One region of Girardinichthys multiradiatus isolate DD_20200921_A chromosome 1, DD_fGirMul_XY1, whole genome shotgun sequence genomic DNA includes:
- the LOC124873062 gene encoding E3 ubiquitin/ISG15 ligase TRIM25-like, translated as MFSSKQQEQLAQELSCPICLQLYSNPLVLPCGHNYCRACISKSADSIDSGKEPLRCPECRKIYHGIDSLQENFKLSSIVEGFQATSQNIYEEILNVIEPVEVDADVFCDHCIDHQSPAMKTCLKCEVSLCSRHLEKHNERESFKAHSLVEPLKEVGTKACVVHNLPLEYFCSNEMMSLCTTCFVEGHHQNHDVLTFNVAEEEMRRALESRNKVVSSRLLLTESLLQKTTQDQAASEAVRHKMVSKAVTLMDSMAAIVDRYRERVRMLLEEERGQRQKSWQLGVSALEEQQQQLLEAHKNVTEALSETDTCTFIHRFMMIEQKVRDVVTSSFPSTVPTMTALNTKGLQTGLKTHDFRTEMVRLLDTLHILLNPLEVTFNVCTAHPNLLVSNDLRTVRCSTSKQSYVEHPERFISSPQILCSQGFSEGTHVWMVEMGANCMWSLGACYKSIPRRGDHSRLGHNSVSWRLQWKNGKLTVYSSSGNAALGETLQQPTKIEVSLDYEGGTLSFYTIKSLREHIYTFKTVFKEPVYPAFSIHSNTSDSWITLHNQI; from the exons ATGTTTTCATCAAAACAACAAGAGCAGCTAGCCCAGGAGCTGAGCTGTCCCATCTGTCTTCAGCTCTACAGCAATCCACTTGTTCTCCCCTGTGGTCACAACTACTGTCGAGCTTGCATCTCCAAGTCTGCAGACTCCATAGACAGTGGCAAAGAACCTCTACGCTGCCCAGAGTGTCGCAAGATCTATCATGGCATCGATTCCCTGCAAGAAAACTTCAAACTCTCCAGCATTGTTGAGGGTTTCCAAGCCACTTCCCAAAATATTTACGAAGAGATCCTGAATGTGATTGAACCAGTGGAGGTGGACGCTGATGTTTTCTGCGACCACTGCATAGATCACCAGTCTCCAGCGATGAAGACCTGCCTGAAGTGTGAGGTGTCGCTGTGCTCCAGGCATCTCGAGAAGCACAACGAAAGGGAGTCCTTCAAGGCCCACTCTTTGGTGGAACCTTTGAAGGAGGTGGGGACGAAGGCCTGCGTCGTCCATAACCTTCCGCTTGAATACTTTTGTTCCAATGAAATGATGTCTCTTTGCACCACATGCTTCGTAGAAGGCCATCACCAGAACCACGACGTCCTCACCTTCAACGTGGCAGAAGAGGAGATGAGGCGAGCCCTGGAGAGCCGCAACAAG gtggtttccaGCCGACTGCTGCTGACAGAAAGCCTTCTTCAGAAGACAACACAGGACCAGGCAGCCTCCGAGGCTGTTAGGCACAAAATGGTCAGCAAGGCAGTCACACTCATGGATAGTATGGCTGCAATAGTGGACAg gtACAGGGAGCGGGTGCGTATGCTGTTGGAGGAAGAGAGAGGGCAGCGGCAGAAAAGCTGGCAGCTTGGAGTGAGTGcactggaggagcagcagcagcagctgctggaGGCCCACAAGAATGTGACTGAGGCCCTCAGTGAGACAGACACGTGTACCTTTATacacag aTTCATGATGATAGAACAGAAAGTGAGGGATGTTGTCACGAGCAGTTTTCCCAGCACAGTCCCCACAATGACTGCCCTGAACACCAAGGGTCTCCAGACTGGCCTCAAAACCCACGACTTCCGCACAGAAATGGTCCGTCTCCTTGATACTCTTCACATCCTACTCAACCCCCTGGAGGTCACTTTCAATGTCTGCACTGCCCACCCAAACTTGTTGGTGTCCAATGACCTGCGCACAGTCAGATGCAGCACCTCCAAGCAGTCCTACGTTGAGCACCCGGAGCGTTTCATAAGTTCACCTCAGATCCTGTGTAGCCAGGGTTTTTCAGAAGGCACGCATGTCTGGATGGTGGAAATGGGCGCCAACTGCATGTGGTCCCTTGGTGCGTGCTACAAAAGCATCCCTCGTCGCGGAGACCACAGTCGCCTGGGGCACAACTCTGTGTCCTGGAGACTACAGTGGAAAAATGGCAAGCTCACTGTGTACTCTTCCTCTGGCAATGCTGCACTGGGGGAGACGCTCCAACAACCAACTAAGATTGAGGTTTCTCTTGACTATGAAGGTGGAACATTGTCCTTCTACACCATAAAATCTCTTAGGGAACACATTTACACctttaaaactgtgtttaagGAGCCAGTTTACCCAGCTTTTAGTATCCATTCAAACACTTCAGATTCATGGATCACACTACATAATCAAATTTGA